From the genome of Spinacia oleracea cultivar Varoflay chromosome 2, BTI_SOV_V1, whole genome shotgun sequence, one region includes:
- the LOC110774827 gene encoding glycosyltransferase BC10, which produces MKATEAWGLSMHILPMHRHRHVSRRPVWIIVLVCLVSLFVIFGYVYPPENPSACYVFSPRGCKGFADWLPSYTRRELTDEELASHVLVQEFLRNPSQQTENPKIAFMFLTPGSLPFEKLWDVFFSGHEGKFSVYVHASQRKPVYQSKYFIDRDIHSDKVGWGQVSMINAERRLLGNALRDPDNQHFVLLSDSCIPLHRFEYVYNYLMYTNVSYIDSFLDPGPHGNDRYSPHMFPEIEKDDFRKGAQWFHLKRQHAMIVISDTLYYSKFKNYCRPGFEGRNCYCDEHYLQTFFNIVDPAGMANWSVTHVDWSEHKWHPKSYRAQDVSYELLQTLTSIDETVHETSEAQKQVIVKPCVWNGVKRPCYLFARKFYPETLDILIQIFSNYTASV; this is translated from the exons ATGAAGGCAACAGAAGCCTGGGGCTTAAGTATGCACATTTTGCCAATGCACCGCCATAGACATGTTTCAAGGAGACCAGTGTGGATTATAGTGTTGGTTTGCTTGGTCAGCTTATTTGTGATTTTTGGTTATGTATATCCTCCCGAAAACCCCTCCGCTTGTTATGTCTTTTCGCCTAGAGGCTGTAAAGGTTTCGCGGATTGGCTTCCATCTTATACTAGAAGAGAATTGACAGATGAAGAGTTGGCATCACATGTTTTAGTTCAAGAATTTTTGAGAAATCCATCTCAACAGacagaaaatcctaaaattgcTTTCATGTTCTTGACTCCTGGTTCATTGCCTTTTGAGAAGCTCTGGGATGTATTCTTTTCC GGTCATGAGGGCAAGTTCAGTGTTTATGTGCATGCATCTCAACGAAAACCTGTATATCAAAGCAAATATTTCATTGATAGAGACATCCATAGTGACAAG GTTGGTTGGGGTCAAGTTTCAATGATAAATGCAGAAAGACGTCTTTTGGGCAATGCACTGCGAGATCCTGATAACCAGCACTTTGTATTACTTTCTGATAG TTGTATACCCTTGCACAGATTTGAGTATGTGTACAACTATCTGATGTACACGAATGTTAGTTACATTGATAG TTTCTTGGATCCAGGTCCGCATGGAAACGACAGGTACTCACCACATATGTTTCCCGAAATAGAAAAGGATGACTTCCGTAAGGGTGCACAG TGGTTCCACTTGAAACGGCAGCATGCAATGATTGTAATTTCCGATACCCTTTACTATTCGAAGTTTAAAAACTACTGCAGG CCAGGCTTTGAGGGACGCAATTGCTATTGTGATGAGCATTACTTACAAACTTTCTTCAAT ATTGTTGATCCAGCGGGGATGGCTAATTGGTCAGTTACTCATGTTGATTGGTCTGAACACAAGTGGCATCCAAAGTCCTATAGAGCACAAGACGTCAGCTATGAGCTCCTACAGACACTTACG TCAATCGACGAAACTGTGCATGAAACTAGTGAAGCACAG AAGCAAGTAATTGTGAAGCCTTGTGTATGGAATGGAGTGAAGCGTCCTTGTTATTTGTTCGCTAGGAAATTTTACCCAGAAACTCTAGACATTTTGATACAAATCTTCTCCAATTACACAGCTTCTGTATAA